A window of the Oscillospiraceae bacterium NTUH-002-81 genome harbors these coding sequences:
- a CDS encoding ABC transporter ATP-binding protein yields MSKLKEKLMLSEKGYSDLKKAITACTITNIVLLLPSMVACLLFWELLKPFTGEAISWDALWKLLGLGVVAAILVFLAAKNDYRKTYIASYKEASTTRLRIAEHLRKLPMSFFNTKDLSDITTNMMADCSSMESMLSSTIPPLIANIISVTLICICLAFFDWRMALAIFCTMPITFLIILGGRKLQLHLFDKQVDVKLEASSQIQEYLEGIKIIKSCGLGGSRFDALDKALQDMRKIAIRVELASGILVQGASLVLQAGLGITIFIGTVLITGGQIELLPLLVLFMFSTQIYGPILAILSQLTSLFHLGTVTNRMRTLLTTPAMEGEDKDVSKYDIELKNVTFGYNQDDVIKDVSFSIPAGSVTALVGPSGSGKSTISKLIARFWDVRKGQITIGGIDVSTIEPEHLMRCMSFVFQDVTLFNDTVFNNIRVGNMNATEEQVMAAAKAAYCDEFIQRLPDGYQTVLGENGSTLSGGERQRISIARALLKDAPIILLDEATASLDPENEVLIQRAIAKLVEGKTVIMIAHRLRTVVDADQILVLDNGRLVEHGTHDELMKKNGLYHKLFHIQQESLGWAV; encoded by the coding sequence ATGAGTAAGCTGAAAGAAAAGTTAATGCTGTCGGAGAAAGGCTACTCCGACCTAAAAAAAGCAATTACAGCCTGCACAATAACCAATATTGTGCTGCTGCTTCCTTCAATGGTGGCCTGCCTACTCTTTTGGGAACTGCTGAAACCGTTCACCGGAGAGGCAATTTCATGGGACGCACTGTGGAAGCTGCTGGGACTGGGGGTGGTTGCGGCTATTCTGGTATTCCTGGCTGCAAAAAATGATTATAGAAAAACCTACATTGCTTCTTATAAAGAGGCCAGCACGACCAGACTTCGGATCGCAGAACATCTTCGCAAGCTCCCAATGAGCTTCTTTAACACAAAAGATTTATCTGATATTACCACAAACATGATGGCGGATTGCAGCAGCATGGAATCCATGCTCAGCAGTACCATTCCGCCGCTGATCGCAAATATTATCTCTGTCACCCTGATCTGTATTTGTCTGGCATTTTTTGACTGGAGAATGGCCCTTGCGATTTTCTGCACGATGCCGATCACATTTCTTATCATCTTGGGCGGGCGCAAGCTGCAACTTCATCTGTTTGACAAACAGGTGGATGTGAAACTGGAGGCGTCCAGCCAGATTCAGGAATACCTGGAAGGTATTAAGATCATCAAATCTTGTGGTCTTGGCGGTTCCCGCTTTGATGCGTTGGATAAAGCACTCCAAGACATGAGAAAAATCGCCATCAGGGTGGAACTGGCCTCTGGTATTCTGGTTCAGGGAGCCAGCCTGGTTCTGCAAGCAGGTCTTGGTATCACCATTTTTATCGGGACGGTACTGATAACTGGCGGTCAAATTGAACTGCTTCCTTTGCTGGTGCTGTTCATGTTCTCCACGCAGATTTACGGCCCAATCCTTGCCATTCTCTCACAGTTGACCTCTCTGTTTCATTTGGGGACTGTCACCAACCGTATGCGTACCCTGCTGACCACGCCAGCTATGGAGGGGGAGGATAAGGATGTATCCAAGTATGACATTGAACTGAAAAATGTCACTTTCGGATATAACCAGGACGATGTTATCAAGGATGTGTCTTTCTCTATTCCTGCTGGCAGCGTAACGGCCTTGGTAGGGCCTTCCGGCAGCGGCAAAAGTACGATTTCCAAACTGATCGCCCGCTTTTGGGATGTGAGAAAAGGCCAGATCACCATCGGCGGTATAGATGTCAGCACCATTGAACCGGAACACCTGATGCGCTGTATGTCCTTTGTATTCCAGGATGTGACCCTGTTCAACGATACTGTTTTTAACAATATCCGTGTAGGCAACATGAACGCTACCGAGGAGCAGGTCATGGCGGCGGCAAAGGCGGCATACTGTGACGAATTTATCCAGAGATTGCCGGATGGTTATCAGACTGTCCTTGGAGAGAACGGCAGCACTCTTTCCGGTGGTGAACGTCAGAGGATTTCCATTGCCCGTGCGCTGCTGAAAGATGCCCCGATCATTCTTCTGGACGAGGCAACCGCATCCCTTGACCCGGAGAACGAGGTTTTGATCCAGCGGGCTATTGCAAAGCTGGTGGAGGGCAAGACGGTCATTATGATTGCTCACCGGCTTCGTACCGTTGTGGATGCCGACCAAATTCTCGTTCTTGATAACGGTAGACTGGTGGAACACGGTACACATGATGAATTGATGAAAAAGAACGGATTGTACCATAAACTGTTCCATATCCAACAGGAGAGTCTTGGTTGGGCTGTGTAA
- a CDS encoding metal-dependent transcriptional regulator, giving the protein MKLHASGEDYLETILVLQKKRGMVRSVDVARHMEVSKPSVCHAVATLRDGGFLMMDEDHFLHLTDVGREVAEKIYKRHCFFTEQLITAGVDPKTAEADACRIEHIISDESFDRLKEAAEQEQN; this is encoded by the coding sequence ATGAAACTTCATGCGTCCGGGGAGGACTACCTGGAAACCATCCTTGTTCTCCAAAAGAAACGCGGTATGGTGCGCTCCGTAGATGTGGCCCGGCACATGGAGGTGTCAAAGCCCAGCGTGTGCCATGCAGTGGCTACCTTGCGGGACGGCGGCTTTCTTATGATGGACGAAGATCACTTTCTCCATCTGACCGATGTGGGCCGCGAGGTGGCTGAAAAAATCTATAAGCGTCACTGCTTCTTTACCGAGCAGCTTATCACCGCAGGCGTTGACCCCAAAACTGCGGAGGCCGATGCCTGTCGTATTGAACACATCATCAGCGATGAGAGTTTTGACCGGCTGAAAGAGGCAGCCGAACAAGAGCAAAACTAA
- a CDS encoding sigma factor-like helix-turn-helix DNA-binding protein, producing MEVTINYNGQAVAVEVTLEVYEFLDRADHKTENLFHEQRRHWDGREFDEYIITTEGVGVYGETPEEYLCRMETLHELMAVLDTCTEVQRRRFLLYALDGLSLAEIGVLCGCSKVAVYQSVEAVRKKFINFFENRLNE from the coding sequence ATGGAAGTTACCATCAATTATAACGGACAAGCTGTGGCTGTGGAGGTCACGCTGGAAGTCTATGAATTTCTTGACCGGGCCGATCATAAAACGGAGAACCTGTTCCATGAACAGCGGCGGCATTGGGATGGCCGGGAGTTTGACGAGTACATCATTACCACCGAGGGTGTAGGGGTCTACGGCGAAACGCCGGAGGAATACCTTTGCCGCATGGAAACGCTGCATGAGCTGATGGCGGTTCTGGACACCTGTACCGAGGTCCAGCGCCGCCGGTTCCTGCTCTATGCGCTTGACGGGCTGAGCCTTGCAGAGATCGGTGTGCTGTGCGGCTGCTCCAAAGTGGCTGTTTATCAAAGTGTGGAGGCGGTCAGAAAAAAATTTATAAATTTCTTTGAGAACAGGCTTAACGAATGA
- a CDS encoding RNA polymerase subunit sigma-24, whose protein sequence is MKTINLRWMYPHYRHDEFVDVTDEVWAAMYQAKREMENYERRKVYHRAYYSLDAYSWLENYALEHSRSPEDILLEREEMTTRLYLIAALPVALAHATPTQARRVHAYYIAGIKQPEIARREGIHSSKVSVAIRRGLRNMRRCYDGLFQTE, encoded by the coding sequence ATGAAAACAATCAATTTGCGGTGGATGTATCCCCACTACCGGCATGACGAGTTTGTGGATGTTACGGACGAGGTATGGGCAGCGATGTATCAGGCCAAGCGGGAGATGGAGAACTATGAGCGTCGGAAAGTCTACCACCGCGCCTACTACTCTCTGGACGCATACAGCTGGCTGGAAAATTACGCACTGGAACACAGCAGATCGCCGGAAGATATTTTGCTGGAACGAGAAGAAATGACCACCCGCCTATACCTGATAGCAGCTCTTCCGGTGGCTCTGGCTCATGCCACTCCGACACAGGCCCGCCGTGTTCACGCCTACTACATTGCCGGTATCAAGCAGCCGGAAATCGCCCGGAGAGAGGGTATCCATAGCAGTAAGGTCAGCGTTGCCATCCGCCGGGGGCTGCGGAATATGCGCCGCTGCTATGATGGCCTTTTCCAAACAGAGTGA